Proteins encoded together in one Burkholderiales bacterium window:
- a CDS encoding PIN domain-containing protein — protein MIAYLDSSVLLRVVVGQRDALKEWSRVTLGIASALAEVECLRTLDRLRLAQGFADETIAEQREAVYRLLEAMEIVEITHPVLARAAQPLPTALGTLDAIHLATALLWKEQAGKDLSMATHDAALAIAAKASGLRVIGA, from the coding sequence GTGATCGCCTACCTCGATTCGTCGGTATTGCTGCGTGTCGTCGTTGGCCAGCGCGACGCTCTGAAGGAATGGAGCCGGGTCACGCTGGGCATCGCCTCGGCGCTCGCGGAAGTGGAGTGTCTTCGAACGCTGGACCGATTGCGCCTGGCGCAAGGATTCGCCGACGAGACGATCGCGGAACAGAGGGAGGCGGTATACCGGTTGTTGGAGGCCATGGAGATCGTGGAGATTACCCACCCGGTTCTGGCGCGCGCTGCCCAACCGCTCCCGACGGCGCTGGGAACGCTGGATGCGATTCATCTCGCCACGGCGTTGCTGTGGAAGGAGCAGGCGGGGAAGGACCTGTCGATGGCGACGCACGACGCGGCATTGGCCATCGCCGCGAAGGCAAGTGGGCTGCGCGTCATCGGCGCGTAA